A single genomic interval of Methanobacterium alcaliphilum harbors:
- the map gene encoding type II methionyl aminopeptidase encodes MIESYEKAGKIVSQVRSDALKLIKNGLPVIDLVNFVETQIIEKGGYPAFPCNVSINEVTAHYTSPAGDNLTINSGDLVKLDLGAQVNGFIADSATSVLVDGYQDLPTNDYGEELAEKNLKMIDASREALNNALSIIKKGVELQEIGKVVEETINSFGFVPVANLTGHSMDQWILHSGLSIPNISERNSHKLEEGDVLAIEPFATDGVGYVTDMPQTYIFKFLRDRPMRMLHAKKVLNQIKTEYKMLPFSQRWLIDSFEEKRLNASMRLLIKSRAIYPYHVLREKSGAWVSQAEHTVIVEKEGCQIITE; translated from the coding sequence ATGATAGAATCTTATGAAAAAGCTGGAAAAATAGTATCCCAAGTTAGATCAGACGCTTTAAAATTAATAAAAAATGGTTTACCTGTTATAGATCTAGTAAATTTCGTAGAAACGCAGATAATTGAAAAAGGAGGATATCCTGCTTTCCCTTGTAATGTCTCGATTAACGAGGTGACCGCCCATTACACATCACCTGCTGGCGATAATTTAACTATAAACTCGGGTGATTTAGTCAAATTAGATTTAGGTGCTCAAGTAAATGGTTTTATTGCAGATAGTGCCACAAGTGTTCTTGTTGATGGTTACCAAGACCTGCCAACTAATGATTATGGAGAAGAATTAGCTGAAAAAAACTTAAAAATGATCGATGCTTCACGTGAAGCATTAAATAACGCACTAAGCATTATTAAGAAAGGAGTGGAACTTCAAGAAATCGGCAAAGTTGTTGAAGAAACAATTAATAGTTTTGGATTTGTTCCTGTTGCAAATCTCACAGGCCATAGTATGGATCAATGGATATTGCATTCAGGACTTTCCATACCCAATATATCTGAAAGAAACTCCCATAAACTAGAAGAAGGAGATGTATTGGCAATTGAACCTTTTGCCACTGATGGTGTGGGCTATGTTACAGATATGCCCCAAACATATATATTTAAATTCTTAAGGGATCGCCCTATGAGAATGTTGCATGCCAAAAAAGTACTAAATCAAATAAAAACAGAATATAAAATGCTTCCTTTTTCCCAAAGATGGCTTATAGACTCATTTGAAGAAAAACGATTAAATGCATCCATGCGCCTCCTAATAAAATCAAGAGCCATCTATCCATACCATGTTTTAAGAGAAAAAAGTGGAGCTTGGGTTTCACAAGCAGAACATACCGTCATAGTTGAAAAGGAGGGGTGTCAAATAATTACAGAATAA